One region of Corvus moneduloides isolate bCorMon1 chromosome 1, bCorMon1.pri, whole genome shotgun sequence genomic DNA includes:
- the METTL4 gene encoding N(6)-adenine-specific DNA methyltransferase METTL4 isoform X2, translating to MNRMGKPAEVRSFNSVSCMCMEMSVRRGLMMSVVHRLTAGWLVDHLSFINQCGYEICDSFAHPGGVTCNTSVTSTEDCHSTSTFAPTLSSSDSPTFGPGDAIETEGKPAKTRYVFREEFFDISKPHIAAAPEEQLCQGCPEVSLTEIKADSNREEYQEGAKSDTGDSVATARKKRKRKCVFNQGELDALEYHSKVRKLIWEGTLHLVQEGLKSGFLHHTTTKLNCRKNNVPQHIVCGLAELCEMAKQFPAVNESDHQAVHVLEDETCHPEQDLLSCVMKNSSNCAKIIVLMGQKYLVPPKSSFLLSDISCLQPLLNYKKKYDVIVIDPPWENKSVKRSNRYSHLSSWQIKQIPVPALAAPNCLVVTWVTNRQKHLRFVKDELYPHWSVKTLAEWHWVKITRAGEFVLPLDSLHKKPYEVLVLGRVQGDVKEALRKSEGVLPIPEHQLIVSIPCSLHSHKPPLAVLAEFIKPDVECLELFARNLQPGWTSWGNEVLKFQHIDYFTLLQNEN from the exons ATGAACCGAATGGGGAAACCAGCTGAAGTCAGAAGTTTCAACAGTGTGTCCTGCATGTGCATGGAAATGTCTGTCAGAAG gGGACTCATGATGTCCGTGGTACATCGTCTGACAGCAGGATGGCTTGTGGATCATCTCTCTTTCATCAACCAGTGTGGCTATGAGATCTGTGACTCCTTTGCACACCCTGGTGGTGTCACTTGCAATACTTCTGTCACATCTACTGAAGACTGTCACAGTACTTCTACTTTTGCTCCCACCCTCTCGTCAAGTGATAGTCCTACTTTTGGTCCTGGAGATGCCATAGAAACAGAAGGTAAACCAGCAAAAACGAGATACGTGTTTCGGGAGGAATTCTTTGATATTTCTAAGCCCCATAtagctgcagctcctgaggagcagctgtgtcAGGGATGCCCTGAGGTGAGTCTGACAGAAATAAAGGCTGACAGCAACAGAGAGGAATACCAAGAAGGAGCAAAGAGTGACACTGGAGATTCTGTTGCCACTGCTAGGAAG AAACGTAAAAGGAAATGTGTGTTTAACCAAGGTGAACTGGATGCTTTGGAATACCATTCAAAG GTCAGGAAGCTCATTTGGGAAGGCACTTTGCATTTAGTCCAAGAAGGACTCAAAAGTGGTTTTCTTCATCACACTACCACAAAACTCAATTGCAGGAAGAATAATGTTCCTCAACACATTGTCTGTGGGTTGGCCGAATTATGTGAAATGGCAAAACAGTTTCCAGCTGTGAATGAAAGTGACCATCAAGCTGTACATGTGCTAGAGGATGAAACCTGCCATCCAGAGCAGGACCTGCTCTCATGTGTTATGAAAAACAGCTCAAACTGTGCAAAGATAATTGTGTTAATGGGGCAGAAATACTTGGTACCACCAAAAAGCAGTTTCCTCTTATCCGATATTTCATGTTTGCAGCCCCTGCTGAACT ACAAGAAGAAATATGATGTAATTGTGATCGATCCACCATGGGAGAACAAGTCTGTTAAAAGGAGTAACAG GTACAGCCACTTGTCTTCATGGCAAATCAAGCAGATTCCTGTACCAGCACTAGCTGCTCCAAATTGTCTTGTAGTCACGTGGGTGACTAATAGACAGAAGCACTTACGTTTTGTTAAGGATGAACTTTATCCTCATTGGTCAGTGAAAACGCTTGCTGAGTGGCACTGGGTAAAA ATTACTAGAGCTGGAGAATTTGTGTTGCCTTTGGATTCTTTGCACAAAAAACCATATGAAGTTCTTGTACTGGGGAGAGTTCAAGGAGATGTAAAGGAAGCCTTAAG GAAATCAGAAGGCGTTCTTCCAATTCCAGAGCATCAGTTAATTGTCAGCATACCCTGCAGTCTGCATTCACATAAACCTCCTCTTGCTG TTCTGGCAGAGTTTATCAAGCCAGATGTGGAATGCTTGGAGTTGTTTGCTCGCAACCTACAGCCTGGCTGGACCAGCTGGGGAAATGAGGTCTTGAAGTTTCAGCACATTGATTATTTCACTCTTCTGCAGAATGAAAACTGA
- the METTL4 gene encoding N(6)-adenine-specific DNA methyltransferase METTL4 isoform X1 — protein sequence MNRMGKPAEVRSFNSVSCMCMEMSVRRGLMMSVVHRLTAGWLVDHLSFINQCGYEICDSFAHPGGVTCNTSVTSTEDCHSTSTFAPTLSSSDSPTFGPGDAIETEGKPAKTRYVFREEFFDISKPHIAAAPEEQLCQGCPEVSLTEIKADSNREEYQEGAKSDTGDSVATARKKRKRKCVFNQGELDALEYHSKVRKLIWEGTLHLVQEGLKSGFLHHTTTKLNCRKNNVPQHIVCGLAELCEMAKQFPAVNESDHQAVHVLEDETCHPEQDLLSCVMKNSSNCAKIIVLMGQKYLVPPKSSFLLSDISCLQPLLNYKKKYDVIVIDPPWENKSVKRSNRYSHLSSWQIKQIPVPALAAPNCLVVTWVTNRQKHLRFVKDELYPHWSVKTLAEWHWVKITRAGEFVLPLDSLHKKPYEVLVLGRVQGDVKEALRKSEGVLPIPEHQLIVSIPCSLHSHKPPLAAVLAEFIKPDVECLELFARNLQPGWTSWGNEVLKFQHIDYFTLLQNEN from the exons ATGAACCGAATGGGGAAACCAGCTGAAGTCAGAAGTTTCAACAGTGTGTCCTGCATGTGCATGGAAATGTCTGTCAGAAG gGGACTCATGATGTCCGTGGTACATCGTCTGACAGCAGGATGGCTTGTGGATCATCTCTCTTTCATCAACCAGTGTGGCTATGAGATCTGTGACTCCTTTGCACACCCTGGTGGTGTCACTTGCAATACTTCTGTCACATCTACTGAAGACTGTCACAGTACTTCTACTTTTGCTCCCACCCTCTCGTCAAGTGATAGTCCTACTTTTGGTCCTGGAGATGCCATAGAAACAGAAGGTAAACCAGCAAAAACGAGATACGTGTTTCGGGAGGAATTCTTTGATATTTCTAAGCCCCATAtagctgcagctcctgaggagcagctgtgtcAGGGATGCCCTGAGGTGAGTCTGACAGAAATAAAGGCTGACAGCAACAGAGAGGAATACCAAGAAGGAGCAAAGAGTGACACTGGAGATTCTGTTGCCACTGCTAGGAAG AAACGTAAAAGGAAATGTGTGTTTAACCAAGGTGAACTGGATGCTTTGGAATACCATTCAAAG GTCAGGAAGCTCATTTGGGAAGGCACTTTGCATTTAGTCCAAGAAGGACTCAAAAGTGGTTTTCTTCATCACACTACCACAAAACTCAATTGCAGGAAGAATAATGTTCCTCAACACATTGTCTGTGGGTTGGCCGAATTATGTGAAATGGCAAAACAGTTTCCAGCTGTGAATGAAAGTGACCATCAAGCTGTACATGTGCTAGAGGATGAAACCTGCCATCCAGAGCAGGACCTGCTCTCATGTGTTATGAAAAACAGCTCAAACTGTGCAAAGATAATTGTGTTAATGGGGCAGAAATACTTGGTACCACCAAAAAGCAGTTTCCTCTTATCCGATATTTCATGTTTGCAGCCCCTGCTGAACT ACAAGAAGAAATATGATGTAATTGTGATCGATCCACCATGGGAGAACAAGTCTGTTAAAAGGAGTAACAG GTACAGCCACTTGTCTTCATGGCAAATCAAGCAGATTCCTGTACCAGCACTAGCTGCTCCAAATTGTCTTGTAGTCACGTGGGTGACTAATAGACAGAAGCACTTACGTTTTGTTAAGGATGAACTTTATCCTCATTGGTCAGTGAAAACGCTTGCTGAGTGGCACTGGGTAAAA ATTACTAGAGCTGGAGAATTTGTGTTGCCTTTGGATTCTTTGCACAAAAAACCATATGAAGTTCTTGTACTGGGGAGAGTTCAAGGAGATGTAAAGGAAGCCTTAAG GAAATCAGAAGGCGTTCTTCCAATTCCAGAGCATCAGTTAATTGTCAGCATACCCTGCAGTCTGCATTCACATAAACCTCCTCTTGCTG CAGTTCTGGCAGAGTTTATCAAGCCAGATGTGGAATGCTTGGAGTTGTTTGCTCGCAACCTACAGCCTGGCTGGACCAGCTGGGGAAATGAGGTCTTGAAGTTTCAGCACATTGATTATTTCACTCTTCTGCAGAATGAAAACTGA
- the METTL4 gene encoding N(6)-adenine-specific DNA methyltransferase METTL4 isoform X3, translating to MNRMGKPAEVRSFNSVSCMCMEMSVRRGLMMSVVHRLTAGWLVDHLSFINQCGYEICDSFAHPGGVTCNTSVTSTEDCHSTSTFAPTLSSSDSPTFGPGDAIETEGKPAKTRYVFREEFFDISKPHIAAAPEEQLCQGCPEVSLTEIKADSNREEYQEGAKSDTGDSVATARKKRKRKCVFNQGELDALEYHSKVRKLIWEGTLHLVQEGLKSGFLHHTTTKLNCRKNNVPQHIVCGLAELCEMAKQFPAVNESDHQAVHVLEDETCHPEQDLLSCVMKNSSNCAKIIVLMGQKYLVPPKSSFLLSDISCLQPLLNYKKKYDVIVIDPPWENKSVKRSNRYSHLSSWQIKQIPVPALAAPNCLVVTWVTNRQKHLRFVKDELYPHWSVKTLAEWHWVKITRAGEFVLPLDSLHKKPYEVLVLGRVQGDVKEALRKSEGVLPIPEHQLIVSIPCSLHSHKPPLAGACIFSTCLGLRVHKYGKSPA from the exons ATGAACCGAATGGGGAAACCAGCTGAAGTCAGAAGTTTCAACAGTGTGTCCTGCATGTGCATGGAAATGTCTGTCAGAAG gGGACTCATGATGTCCGTGGTACATCGTCTGACAGCAGGATGGCTTGTGGATCATCTCTCTTTCATCAACCAGTGTGGCTATGAGATCTGTGACTCCTTTGCACACCCTGGTGGTGTCACTTGCAATACTTCTGTCACATCTACTGAAGACTGTCACAGTACTTCTACTTTTGCTCCCACCCTCTCGTCAAGTGATAGTCCTACTTTTGGTCCTGGAGATGCCATAGAAACAGAAGGTAAACCAGCAAAAACGAGATACGTGTTTCGGGAGGAATTCTTTGATATTTCTAAGCCCCATAtagctgcagctcctgaggagcagctgtgtcAGGGATGCCCTGAGGTGAGTCTGACAGAAATAAAGGCTGACAGCAACAGAGAGGAATACCAAGAAGGAGCAAAGAGTGACACTGGAGATTCTGTTGCCACTGCTAGGAAG AAACGTAAAAGGAAATGTGTGTTTAACCAAGGTGAACTGGATGCTTTGGAATACCATTCAAAG GTCAGGAAGCTCATTTGGGAAGGCACTTTGCATTTAGTCCAAGAAGGACTCAAAAGTGGTTTTCTTCATCACACTACCACAAAACTCAATTGCAGGAAGAATAATGTTCCTCAACACATTGTCTGTGGGTTGGCCGAATTATGTGAAATGGCAAAACAGTTTCCAGCTGTGAATGAAAGTGACCATCAAGCTGTACATGTGCTAGAGGATGAAACCTGCCATCCAGAGCAGGACCTGCTCTCATGTGTTATGAAAAACAGCTCAAACTGTGCAAAGATAATTGTGTTAATGGGGCAGAAATACTTGGTACCACCAAAAAGCAGTTTCCTCTTATCCGATATTTCATGTTTGCAGCCCCTGCTGAACT ACAAGAAGAAATATGATGTAATTGTGATCGATCCACCATGGGAGAACAAGTCTGTTAAAAGGAGTAACAG GTACAGCCACTTGTCTTCATGGCAAATCAAGCAGATTCCTGTACCAGCACTAGCTGCTCCAAATTGTCTTGTAGTCACGTGGGTGACTAATAGACAGAAGCACTTACGTTTTGTTAAGGATGAACTTTATCCTCATTGGTCAGTGAAAACGCTTGCTGAGTGGCACTGGGTAAAA ATTACTAGAGCTGGAGAATTTGTGTTGCCTTTGGATTCTTTGCACAAAAAACCATATGAAGTTCTTGTACTGGGGAGAGTTCAAGGAGATGTAAAGGAAGCCTTAAG GAAATCAGAAGGCGTTCTTCCAATTCCAGAGCATCAGTTAATTGTCAGCATACCCTGCAGTCTGCATTCACATAAACCTCCTCTTGCTG gAGCATGCATCTTCAGTACATGTTTGGGATTAAGAGTACACAAGTATGGCAAGTCTCCTGCTTGA
- the METTL4 gene encoding N(6)-adenine-specific DNA methyltransferase METTL4 isoform X6, with amino-acid sequence MNRMGKPAEVRSFNSVSCMCMEMSVRRGLMMSVVHRLTAGWLVDHLSFINQCGYEICDSFAHPGGVTCNTSVTSTEDCHSTSTFAPTLSSSDSPTFGPGDAIETEGKPAKTRYVFREEFFDISKPHIAAAPEEQLCQGCPEVSLTEIKADSNREEYQEGAKSDTGDSVATARKKRKRKCVFNQGELDALEYHSKVRKLIWEGTLHLVQEGLKSGFLHHTTTKLNCRKNNVPQHIVCGLAELCEMAKQFPAVNESDHQAVHVLEDETCHPEQDLLSCVMKNSSNCAKIIVLMGQKYLVPPKSSFLLSDISCLQPLLNYKKKYDVIVIDPPWENKSVKRSNRYSHLSSWQIKQIPVPALAAPNCLVVTWVTNRQKHLRFVKDELYPHWSVKTLAEWHWVKITRAGEFVLPLDSLHKKPYEVLVLGRVQGDVKEALRKSEGVLPIPEHQLIVSIPCSLHSHKPPLAALLV; translated from the exons ATGAACCGAATGGGGAAACCAGCTGAAGTCAGAAGTTTCAACAGTGTGTCCTGCATGTGCATGGAAATGTCTGTCAGAAG gGGACTCATGATGTCCGTGGTACATCGTCTGACAGCAGGATGGCTTGTGGATCATCTCTCTTTCATCAACCAGTGTGGCTATGAGATCTGTGACTCCTTTGCACACCCTGGTGGTGTCACTTGCAATACTTCTGTCACATCTACTGAAGACTGTCACAGTACTTCTACTTTTGCTCCCACCCTCTCGTCAAGTGATAGTCCTACTTTTGGTCCTGGAGATGCCATAGAAACAGAAGGTAAACCAGCAAAAACGAGATACGTGTTTCGGGAGGAATTCTTTGATATTTCTAAGCCCCATAtagctgcagctcctgaggagcagctgtgtcAGGGATGCCCTGAGGTGAGTCTGACAGAAATAAAGGCTGACAGCAACAGAGAGGAATACCAAGAAGGAGCAAAGAGTGACACTGGAGATTCTGTTGCCACTGCTAGGAAG AAACGTAAAAGGAAATGTGTGTTTAACCAAGGTGAACTGGATGCTTTGGAATACCATTCAAAG GTCAGGAAGCTCATTTGGGAAGGCACTTTGCATTTAGTCCAAGAAGGACTCAAAAGTGGTTTTCTTCATCACACTACCACAAAACTCAATTGCAGGAAGAATAATGTTCCTCAACACATTGTCTGTGGGTTGGCCGAATTATGTGAAATGGCAAAACAGTTTCCAGCTGTGAATGAAAGTGACCATCAAGCTGTACATGTGCTAGAGGATGAAACCTGCCATCCAGAGCAGGACCTGCTCTCATGTGTTATGAAAAACAGCTCAAACTGTGCAAAGATAATTGTGTTAATGGGGCAGAAATACTTGGTACCACCAAAAAGCAGTTTCCTCTTATCCGATATTTCATGTTTGCAGCCCCTGCTGAACT ACAAGAAGAAATATGATGTAATTGTGATCGATCCACCATGGGAGAACAAGTCTGTTAAAAGGAGTAACAG GTACAGCCACTTGTCTTCATGGCAAATCAAGCAGATTCCTGTACCAGCACTAGCTGCTCCAAATTGTCTTGTAGTCACGTGGGTGACTAATAGACAGAAGCACTTACGTTTTGTTAAGGATGAACTTTATCCTCATTGGTCAGTGAAAACGCTTGCTGAGTGGCACTGGGTAAAA ATTACTAGAGCTGGAGAATTTGTGTTGCCTTTGGATTCTTTGCACAAAAAACCATATGAAGTTCTTGTACTGGGGAGAGTTCAAGGAGATGTAAAGGAAGCCTTAAG GAAATCAGAAGGCGTTCTTCCAATTCCAGAGCATCAGTTAATTGTCAGCATACCCTGCAGTCTGCATTCACATAAACCTCCTCTTGCTG ccctcttGGTTTAA
- the METTL4 gene encoding N(6)-adenine-specific DNA methyltransferase METTL4 isoform X7, with product MNRMGKPAEVRSFNSVSCMCMEMSVRRGLMMSVVHRLTAGWLVDHLSFINQCGYEICDSFAHPGGVTCNTSVTSTEDCHSTSTFAPTLSSSDSPTFGPGDAIETEGKPAKTRYVFREEFFDISKPHIAAAPEEQLCQGCPEVSLTEIKADSNREEYQEGAKSDTGDSVATARKKRKRKCVFNQGELDALEYHSKVRKLIWEGTLHLVQEGLKSGFLHHTTTKLNCRKNNVPQHIVCGLAELCEMAKQFPAVNESDHQAVHVLEDETCHPEQDLLSCVMKNSSNCAKIIVLMGQKYLVPPKSSFLLSDISCLQPLLNYKKKYDVIVIDPPWENKSVKRSNRYSHLSSWQIKQIPVPALAAPNCLVVTWVTNRQKHLRFVKDELYPHWSVKTLAEWHWVKITRAGEFVLPLDSLHKKPYEVLVLGRVQGDVKEALRKSEGVLPIPEHQLIVSIPCSLHSHKPPLADPI from the exons ATGAACCGAATGGGGAAACCAGCTGAAGTCAGAAGTTTCAACAGTGTGTCCTGCATGTGCATGGAAATGTCTGTCAGAAG gGGACTCATGATGTCCGTGGTACATCGTCTGACAGCAGGATGGCTTGTGGATCATCTCTCTTTCATCAACCAGTGTGGCTATGAGATCTGTGACTCCTTTGCACACCCTGGTGGTGTCACTTGCAATACTTCTGTCACATCTACTGAAGACTGTCACAGTACTTCTACTTTTGCTCCCACCCTCTCGTCAAGTGATAGTCCTACTTTTGGTCCTGGAGATGCCATAGAAACAGAAGGTAAACCAGCAAAAACGAGATACGTGTTTCGGGAGGAATTCTTTGATATTTCTAAGCCCCATAtagctgcagctcctgaggagcagctgtgtcAGGGATGCCCTGAGGTGAGTCTGACAGAAATAAAGGCTGACAGCAACAGAGAGGAATACCAAGAAGGAGCAAAGAGTGACACTGGAGATTCTGTTGCCACTGCTAGGAAG AAACGTAAAAGGAAATGTGTGTTTAACCAAGGTGAACTGGATGCTTTGGAATACCATTCAAAG GTCAGGAAGCTCATTTGGGAAGGCACTTTGCATTTAGTCCAAGAAGGACTCAAAAGTGGTTTTCTTCATCACACTACCACAAAACTCAATTGCAGGAAGAATAATGTTCCTCAACACATTGTCTGTGGGTTGGCCGAATTATGTGAAATGGCAAAACAGTTTCCAGCTGTGAATGAAAGTGACCATCAAGCTGTACATGTGCTAGAGGATGAAACCTGCCATCCAGAGCAGGACCTGCTCTCATGTGTTATGAAAAACAGCTCAAACTGTGCAAAGATAATTGTGTTAATGGGGCAGAAATACTTGGTACCACCAAAAAGCAGTTTCCTCTTATCCGATATTTCATGTTTGCAGCCCCTGCTGAACT ACAAGAAGAAATATGATGTAATTGTGATCGATCCACCATGGGAGAACAAGTCTGTTAAAAGGAGTAACAG GTACAGCCACTTGTCTTCATGGCAAATCAAGCAGATTCCTGTACCAGCACTAGCTGCTCCAAATTGTCTTGTAGTCACGTGGGTGACTAATAGACAGAAGCACTTACGTTTTGTTAAGGATGAACTTTATCCTCATTGGTCAGTGAAAACGCTTGCTGAGTGGCACTGGGTAAAA ATTACTAGAGCTGGAGAATTTGTGTTGCCTTTGGATTCTTTGCACAAAAAACCATATGAAGTTCTTGTACTGGGGAGAGTTCAAGGAGATGTAAAGGAAGCCTTAAG GAAATCAGAAGGCGTTCTTCCAATTCCAGAGCATCAGTTAATTGTCAGCATACCCTGCAGTCTGCATTCACATAAACCTCCTCTTGCTG ACCCCATTTAA
- the METTL4 gene encoding N(6)-adenine-specific DNA methyltransferase METTL4 isoform X5, whose product MNRMGKPAEVRSFNSVSCMCMEMSVRRGLMMSVVHRLTAGWLVDHLSFINQCGYEICDSFAHPGGVTCNTSVTSTEDCHSTSTFAPTLSSSDSPTFGPGDAIETEGKPAKTRYVFREEFFDISKPHIAAAPEEQLCQGCPEVSLTEIKADSNREEYQEGAKSDTGDSVATARKKRKRKCVFNQGELDALEYHSKVRKLIWEGTLHLVQEGLKSGFLHHTTTKLNCRKNNVPQHIVCGLAELCEMAKQFPAVNESDHQAVHVLEDETCHPEQDLLSCVMKNSSNCAKIIVLMGQKYLVPPKSSFLLSDISCLQPLLNYKKKYDVIVIDPPWENKSVKRSNRYSHLSSWQIKQIPVPALAAPNCLVVTWVTNRQKHLRFVKDELYPHWSVKTLAEWHWVKITRAGEFVLPLDSLHKKPYEVLVLGRVQGDVKEALRKSEGVLPIPEHQLIVSIPCSLHSHKPPLAVIISEET is encoded by the exons ATGAACCGAATGGGGAAACCAGCTGAAGTCAGAAGTTTCAACAGTGTGTCCTGCATGTGCATGGAAATGTCTGTCAGAAG gGGACTCATGATGTCCGTGGTACATCGTCTGACAGCAGGATGGCTTGTGGATCATCTCTCTTTCATCAACCAGTGTGGCTATGAGATCTGTGACTCCTTTGCACACCCTGGTGGTGTCACTTGCAATACTTCTGTCACATCTACTGAAGACTGTCACAGTACTTCTACTTTTGCTCCCACCCTCTCGTCAAGTGATAGTCCTACTTTTGGTCCTGGAGATGCCATAGAAACAGAAGGTAAACCAGCAAAAACGAGATACGTGTTTCGGGAGGAATTCTTTGATATTTCTAAGCCCCATAtagctgcagctcctgaggagcagctgtgtcAGGGATGCCCTGAGGTGAGTCTGACAGAAATAAAGGCTGACAGCAACAGAGAGGAATACCAAGAAGGAGCAAAGAGTGACACTGGAGATTCTGTTGCCACTGCTAGGAAG AAACGTAAAAGGAAATGTGTGTTTAACCAAGGTGAACTGGATGCTTTGGAATACCATTCAAAG GTCAGGAAGCTCATTTGGGAAGGCACTTTGCATTTAGTCCAAGAAGGACTCAAAAGTGGTTTTCTTCATCACACTACCACAAAACTCAATTGCAGGAAGAATAATGTTCCTCAACACATTGTCTGTGGGTTGGCCGAATTATGTGAAATGGCAAAACAGTTTCCAGCTGTGAATGAAAGTGACCATCAAGCTGTACATGTGCTAGAGGATGAAACCTGCCATCCAGAGCAGGACCTGCTCTCATGTGTTATGAAAAACAGCTCAAACTGTGCAAAGATAATTGTGTTAATGGGGCAGAAATACTTGGTACCACCAAAAAGCAGTTTCCTCTTATCCGATATTTCATGTTTGCAGCCCCTGCTGAACT ACAAGAAGAAATATGATGTAATTGTGATCGATCCACCATGGGAGAACAAGTCTGTTAAAAGGAGTAACAG GTACAGCCACTTGTCTTCATGGCAAATCAAGCAGATTCCTGTACCAGCACTAGCTGCTCCAAATTGTCTTGTAGTCACGTGGGTGACTAATAGACAGAAGCACTTACGTTTTGTTAAGGATGAACTTTATCCTCATTGGTCAGTGAAAACGCTTGCTGAGTGGCACTGGGTAAAA ATTACTAGAGCTGGAGAATTTGTGTTGCCTTTGGATTCTTTGCACAAAAAACCATATGAAGTTCTTGTACTGGGGAGAGTTCAAGGAGATGTAAAGGAAGCCTTAAG GAAATCAGAAGGCGTTCTTCCAATTCCAGAGCATCAGTTAATTGTCAGCATACCCTGCAGTCTGCATTCACATAAACCTCCTCTTGCTG tgaTCATATCTGAAGAGACTTGA
- the METTL4 gene encoding N(6)-adenine-specific DNA methyltransferase METTL4 isoform X4, with translation MMSVVHRLTAGWLVDHLSFINQCGYEICDSFAHPGGVTCNTSVTSTEDCHSTSTFAPTLSSSDSPTFGPGDAIETEGKPAKTRYVFREEFFDISKPHIAAAPEEQLCQGCPEVSLTEIKADSNREEYQEGAKSDTGDSVATARKKRKRKCVFNQGELDALEYHSKVRKLIWEGTLHLVQEGLKSGFLHHTTTKLNCRKNNVPQHIVCGLAELCEMAKQFPAVNESDHQAVHVLEDETCHPEQDLLSCVMKNSSNCAKIIVLMGQKYLVPPKSSFLLSDISCLQPLLNYKKKYDVIVIDPPWENKSVKRSNRYSHLSSWQIKQIPVPALAAPNCLVVTWVTNRQKHLRFVKDELYPHWSVKTLAEWHWVKITRAGEFVLPLDSLHKKPYEVLVLGRVQGDVKEALRKSEGVLPIPEHQLIVSIPCSLHSHKPPLAAVLAEFIKPDVECLELFARNLQPGWTSWGNEVLKFQHIDYFTLLQNEN, from the exons ATGATGTCCGTGGTACATCGTCTGACAGCAGGATGGCTTGTGGATCATCTCTCTTTCATCAACCAGTGTGGCTATGAGATCTGTGACTCCTTTGCACACCCTGGTGGTGTCACTTGCAATACTTCTGTCACATCTACTGAAGACTGTCACAGTACTTCTACTTTTGCTCCCACCCTCTCGTCAAGTGATAGTCCTACTTTTGGTCCTGGAGATGCCATAGAAACAGAAGGTAAACCAGCAAAAACGAGATACGTGTTTCGGGAGGAATTCTTTGATATTTCTAAGCCCCATAtagctgcagctcctgaggagcagctgtgtcAGGGATGCCCTGAGGTGAGTCTGACAGAAATAAAGGCTGACAGCAACAGAGAGGAATACCAAGAAGGAGCAAAGAGTGACACTGGAGATTCTGTTGCCACTGCTAGGAAG AAACGTAAAAGGAAATGTGTGTTTAACCAAGGTGAACTGGATGCTTTGGAATACCATTCAAAG GTCAGGAAGCTCATTTGGGAAGGCACTTTGCATTTAGTCCAAGAAGGACTCAAAAGTGGTTTTCTTCATCACACTACCACAAAACTCAATTGCAGGAAGAATAATGTTCCTCAACACATTGTCTGTGGGTTGGCCGAATTATGTGAAATGGCAAAACAGTTTCCAGCTGTGAATGAAAGTGACCATCAAGCTGTACATGTGCTAGAGGATGAAACCTGCCATCCAGAGCAGGACCTGCTCTCATGTGTTATGAAAAACAGCTCAAACTGTGCAAAGATAATTGTGTTAATGGGGCAGAAATACTTGGTACCACCAAAAAGCAGTTTCCTCTTATCCGATATTTCATGTTTGCAGCCCCTGCTGAACT ACAAGAAGAAATATGATGTAATTGTGATCGATCCACCATGGGAGAACAAGTCTGTTAAAAGGAGTAACAG GTACAGCCACTTGTCTTCATGGCAAATCAAGCAGATTCCTGTACCAGCACTAGCTGCTCCAAATTGTCTTGTAGTCACGTGGGTGACTAATAGACAGAAGCACTTACGTTTTGTTAAGGATGAACTTTATCCTCATTGGTCAGTGAAAACGCTTGCTGAGTGGCACTGGGTAAAA ATTACTAGAGCTGGAGAATTTGTGTTGCCTTTGGATTCTTTGCACAAAAAACCATATGAAGTTCTTGTACTGGGGAGAGTTCAAGGAGATGTAAAGGAAGCCTTAAG GAAATCAGAAGGCGTTCTTCCAATTCCAGAGCATCAGTTAATTGTCAGCATACCCTGCAGTCTGCATTCACATAAACCTCCTCTTGCTG CAGTTCTGGCAGAGTTTATCAAGCCAGATGTGGAATGCTTGGAGTTGTTTGCTCGCAACCTACAGCCTGGCTGGACCAGCTGGGGAAATGAGGTCTTGAAGTTTCAGCACATTGATTATTTCACTCTTCTGCAGAATGAAAACTGA